In one window of Cydia fagiglandana chromosome 1, ilCydFagi1.1, whole genome shotgun sequence DNA:
- the LOC134669975 gene encoding uncharacterized protein LOC134669975, whose product MCHRCWVAAGRHNPAARLDANAELVAAPPPRVSIDLEGYRRAPNTANRCLFPACQNDNLQRIPNFLKTRVLVVSKIYLPQSARICEEHFLNGQWEELDGLQLHTFTAEQLQDMLNTLIQAYNEKSQFDFDEIEDISPEELHFCVGLTHQQFENLLHEMPSLTERSRHPKTVLGAYLMKMRTGEPDERLAARLNMSRRSLERKLELARECLLGDFVPNHLGWDHITREQIIEKNLAIANHLYGDIGTKAVLIFDGTYIYIQKSGNFLFQKKTYSPHKFRNLIKPYLVVCPDGYIVDVAGPYAATTSDADIMSQELAVDGPMNYVLEAGDVFIVDRGFRNSIPDIEACGYEAHMPPTKQPHETQLSTEDANKSRLVTIVRWVVEVINGRLKRDFKLLRQEYCNRALPKSFNDVRIAAALTNVFKEPLGDSPYANEIIEIIDERREIPNLLGNYVVEQNINRQRAAFQNMTDAEVVERTRFPRLTTDELVLIALGTYQIKLARSYLSEQVRNGVYQIEICETAIPNLRQYGINIEAGVLLRGRIRSRLTGNKIHYSYILVNNGEQGRRAILNHYCSCRSGKRTIGTCAHIISIMWFLGWARYTNVLLPATFLDNIILNVDN is encoded by the coding sequence ATGTGCCATCGCTGTTGGGTGGCAGCCGGTCGGCATAATCCGGCAGCCAGACTCGACGCGAACGCAGAACTCGTAGCTGCTCCACCTCCGCGTGTCTCCATTGATTTAGAGGGATATAGGCGAGCTCCCAACACAGCGAACAGGTGTTTGTTTCCGGCTTGCCAAAATGATAACCTACAGAGGATTCCCAACTTCCTCAAGACTCGGGTTCTTGTGGTTTCCAAGATCTATCTGCCCCAGAGTGCTCGTATCTGTGAAGAGCATTTTCTAAACGGTCAATGGGAAGAGCTAGATGGTCTTCAACTGCATACTTTTACTGCGGAGCAGTTGCAAGATATGCTGAACACATTAATTCAGGCGTATAATGAAAAAAGCCAATTTGATTTTGACGAGATTGAGGACATATCGCCGGAGGAGCTCCATTTCTGTGTTGGATTGACCCATCAACAATTTGAGAACTTGCTGCACGAGATGCCTTCTCTCACGGAACGGTCGCGTCACCCAAAAACCGTTTTAGGAGCATATTTAATGAAAATGAGGACGGGTGAACCCGATGAGAGACTTGCCGCTAGGCTCAACATGAGCCGTCGCTCTTTGGAACGAAAATTGGAATTAGCCAGAGAGTGCCTTCTTGGTGATTTTGTCCCCAACCATTTGGGCTGGGACCACATAACTAGGGAacaaataatagaaaaaaatctaGCCATTGCTAATCATTTATACGGGGATATAGGTACCAAGGCAGTGTTAATTTTTGAtggtacatatatttatattcaaAAAAGCGGAAACTTCTTGTTTCAGAAAAAAACGTACAGTCCGCACAAATTCCGTAATTTGATTAAACCGTATCTGGTGGTCTGCCCCGACGGCTATATAGTCGACGTTGCAGGACCATATGCAGCAACAACGTCCGATGCTGACATTATGTCGCAGGAGTTAGCAGTAGACGGTCCAATGAATTATGTGCTGGAAGCCGGTGACGTGTTTATAGTAGATAGGGGGTTTAGAAATTCAATCCCCGACATCGAGGCATGCGGCTATGAAGCTCATATGCCACCAACGAAACAACCCCATGAGACACAACTAAGCACCGAAGACGCCAACAAATCCCGTCTGGTAACTATTGTCAGGTGGGTTGTTGAGGTGATAAACGGTCGgcttaaaagagattttaaatTACTCAGACAGGAGTACTGTAACAGAGCCCTGCCAAAAAGCTTTAATGATGTGCGCATTGCAGCAGCGCTCACAAACGTCTTTAAAGAACCTCTAGGTGATTCACCTTACGCCAACGAAATTATAGAAATTATAGACGAAAGGCGGGAAATACCAAACTTGCTCGGAAATTATGTTGTTgaacaaaatataaatagacAGAGAGCAGCGTTCCAAAATATGACCGACGCAGAGGTCGTTGAAAGAACTAGATTTCCGAGGCTAACTACCGACGAATTAGTGCTCATAGCGCTGGGCACGTACCAAATTAAGCTCGCGCGCTCTTACTTGAGCGAACAGGTTCGGAATGGGGTGTATCAAATTGAGATTTGTGAAACTGCCATTCCGAACCTGAGGCAGTATGGCATAAATATAGAGGCGGGCGTTCTGCTTAGAGGACGAATAAGGTCTAGACTGACAGGAAACAAAATTCACTACTCTTATATTTTAGTGAACAACGGAGAGCAAGGGAGGCGCGCAATATTAAACCACTACTGCTCCTGTCGATCAGGAAAAAGAACTATAGGGACGTGCGCTCACATTATAAGTATAATGTGGTTTTTAGGTTGGGCGAGGTACACCAATGTGTTGTTGCCAGCTACATTTTTAGACAACATCATTTTAAATGTAGATAATTAA